From Micromonospora echinaurantiaca:
CATGCCGGCACGGGCGCCGGCCGGAGCCTCGAAACTTTCGGGCCGACGGCTCCGCCAGGCGACCGCCGCAGAGATCAGGCAGATCACCGCCGCCGCGATCAGCGGCGGTCGCCCGCCGAGGTGGACGGCGGCGGAGCCGAGTGGGATCGCCACGGCGATCGGCCCGAACATCGCGGTGTTCGCCGTCCCGGCCACCCGGCCGAGCATCGCCGCCGGGGTGTGCGTCTGCACCGCGGTCACCGCCGCGACCAGCGTCCACGGCAGACCGACACCGGCGACCACCGACGCGACCACCGTGACCGGCCACCACGGCAGGCACCGCGCCAGGCAGCCGACCGCGAAGAGCACGGTGCCGGCGACGGCGACGGCGGCCGGGCCGCGCCGGGCGATGAGCCGGCCGACGATCAGACCGCCCACCAGCGACCCCGCTCCCTGGGCGCTGACCAGCACGCCGAGGAACGTCGCCGGCAGGTCCAGTTCGGTGACGACGATCGCGTACAGCGCCGCGGTGGTGAGGCCGGACATGGCGATCGACACCGCGGCCAGCGCCACCGGGACGCGGGTCGCCCGCTGCCCGGCCAGGACGGCGAGCCCGGCCCGGAGGCCACCCTGCCGTCGGGTCGGCGGGTCGGGTGGGGTGTGGACCAGTCGCACCGCCAGGTACAGGGCGGCGACCAGCACGGGCATGGCGGCGCTGAGTACGGCCACGGCGTGACCGCCGTGCCAGGCGTACAGGCCGGCGCCGGCCGCCGGGGCGACCAACTTCATGCCCTCCTGGGCGCTGGAGCGCCACCCGTTGACGTCGCCGAGTTCGGCGGGCGACAGGGCGGCCGGCAGCAGCGCCGTCTCGCCGGCGTCGATGAGGACGTAGCTGAGGCCGTAGGCGCACGACACGGCGAACAGCAGCCAGGTCTGCCCGGGCCCCCGGACGGCGAGGAGGCTCAGCAGGACGGCGGCCAACGCCAGGTTGACGGCGATGACGAGCGGACGCCGAGGCACCCGGTCGAGCAGGGCGCCCAGCCACGGGCCGGCGAGGACCGGGGCGTACACGCACAGGCCGGCGAGGGCGGCGAGGCTGGTGGAGCCGGTGAGGTCGAGGATCCAGATGCCGACCACCAGGGCCATCGCGGTGCTGCCGAAGCCGGACAACAGCGAGATCGCCACGAACAGGCCAGCGTTGCGGCGCATGAGCCCTCCAGAGTTGAGCCGGGACGACTCACATCCTCAGACTTGCGCGGACAACAGGCAATATGGGCGAGGAGCTGTCAATGCCCTGTTGACAGGGCGGCGTCCAGGATCGCCGCGACGTCCTGGACGGGTGCGGGCAGCCGCTCGGGCCCCGCCTGCGCGAGGTCGGCGGCGATCAGCAGCGCCAGCGCGTACAGCGACCCCGGCGGGGCGTCGAGGGCGGCCTCGGCGGTGCGGCGTACCAGCTCCGCCCGGCGGAACCGGCTGTCCCACCGGCGGTCCGTGTCGATCCATCGCCGCAGGTCCGCCACCGCGTTCCGGATCGCCGCGATGGTCGGCGGGTAGCGCAGGTCAAGGCTGCGCCGGCGCGCCGACCGGGCGGCGGCCAGGCGGTGCCGGCGCTGCTCGGCGGCCTGCCGGCTAATCAGGCCCAGCGCGGCGGCGACCTGCGCCCACGTCGCGCCGCCGTGGCGCGCCCGGTCGATCAGCTCCAGTTCCTGCTCGTCCAGCCGGGCGCGGGCGGCGCGCAGGTCGGCCAACTGGGCCAGCTCCGAGGTCACCCTGTCAACGCTACATTGACAACAGGCCAAGCTGCCGCGCGGTCGCCCCGCACCATCGGCGGTCGTGACCGAGGCCTACGGCGGGTCGGCGCGGAACCCGGCGGCGAGTTCCTCGTCGTACGTGGCGATCGGCTGGCCGTCGGCGGCGTAGGCGACCAGCCGCCCGTGCGCCATGGTCGCCGACCGGAACGAGAACGTCCGGGTTCCTGGGTAGGCGGCCAGCAGCGGGATCTCCCGGGGCGCGCCGCCCGGCGCCGAGTAGTAGGCCAGCCGCGCCACCCGCGGCGCGACCACCCCGTTGACCCGTACCTTCGTCTTCTCGACCCGGGTGCCGAAGGTGACCGGCGCGTCGGTGCCGAAGGCGGCGCACTCGGCCGGCCCGCGGCAGACGAAGAAGTACCGCGGGTTGACCACGTCGTCGAGGTCGTACGCCTTGAAGGTGGGATCGGCGCCGGCCGGTAGCGGCTGCACGGCGAAGAACGCCAGGGTGGCGGCGGCCGCGACGCCGACCCGCAGCCAGGCCCGGCGTGGCGCCGCCGTACGGGCGGTGC
This genomic window contains:
- a CDS encoding MFS transporter, with protein sequence MRRNAGLFVAISLLSGFGSTAMALVVGIWILDLTGSTSLAALAGLCVYAPVLAGPWLGALLDRVPRRPLVIAVNLALAAVLLSLLAVRGPGQTWLLFAVSCAYGLSYVLIDAGETALLPAALSPAELGDVNGWRSSAQEGMKLVAPAAGAGLYAWHGGHAVAVLSAAMPVLVAALYLAVRLVHTPPDPPTRRQGGLRAGLAVLAGQRATRVPVALAAVSIAMSGLTTAALYAIVVTELDLPATFLGVLVSAQGAGSLVGGLIVGRLIARRGPAAVAVAGTVLFAVGCLARCLPWWPVTVVASVVAGVGLPWTLVAAVTAVQTHTPAAMLGRVAGTANTAMFGPIAVAIPLGSAAVHLGGRPPLIAAAVICLISAAVAWRSRRPESFEAPAGARAGMVTEPSR